In Amia ocellicauda isolate fAmiCal2 chromosome 5, fAmiCal2.hap1, whole genome shotgun sequence, a genomic segment contains:
- the btg2 gene encoding protein BTG2, which yields MSHCCSGTKAEMNPELTAAAGFVTSLLRTRGCLSEQQLQVFSASLQDALAEHYRHHWFPDRPQKGSGYRCIRINHEMDPIISKVAGRIRLSSQQLYELLPRELTLWVDPYEVSYRIGEDGSICVLYEAEAPAPSSAPAASSTSYSGMYTCKKQYLMGRASPPKNYLMTVSS from the exons ATGAGCCACTGCTGCAGCGGCACCAAAGCGGAGATGAACCCCGAGCTGACGGCGGCGGCGGGCTTCGTCACCAGCCTGCTGCGGACCCGGGGCTGCCTGAGCGAGCAGCAGCTGCAGGTGTTCAGCGCCTCGCTGCAGGACGCGCTGGCAG AGCACTACAGGCACCACTGGTTCCCCGACAGGCCCCAGAAGGGATCCGGCTACCGTTGCATTCGGATTAACCACGAAATGGACCCGATCATCAGCAAAGTGGCCGGCAGGATCAGACTGAGCAGCCAGCAGCTGTACGAGCTCCTGCCCCGGGAGCTGACGCTGTGGGTCGACCCGTACGAGGTGTCCTACCGCATCGGCGAGGACGGCTCCATCTGCGTCCTGTACGAGGCCGAGGCCCCGGCGCCCAGCAGCGCCCCCGCCGCCAGCAGCACTTCCTACAGCGGGATGTACACATGCAAGAAGCAGTACCTGATGGGCCGCGCAAGCCCCCCCAAGAACTACCTGATGACCGTCTCCAGTTAG